A part of Brassica rapa cultivar Chiifu-401-42 chromosome A05, CAAS_Brap_v3.01, whole genome shotgun sequence genomic DNA contains:
- the LOC117134376 gene encoding replication protein A 70 kDa DNA-binding subunit C-like has translation MAAITAVSDLKPFKTMWKIRVKIISLWKQYSAAGGLTIEMVLIDSNGVKINTSVKKDLAHQFDSFLTQGSSKILLNFSLNPSYGSYRTTIHPYIIGFLWITRVKSCDDLPEALTGFEPVNYMEILDGTLSTDYLVDVIGQIVELTPIEVVSANGKETHKLTVELRNEKDERLSMVLWGNFATDVSDAIQGRGDNAIICVFEIPEIDAFRKRIANQEF, from the exons ATGGCTGCTATAACTGCTGTCTCTGATTTAAAACCGTTCAAGACTATGTGGAAGATTAGGGTCAAGATCATAAGTTTGTGGAAGCAGTATTCTGCAGCCGGTGGCTTAACCATTGAGATGGTGCTAATCGATTCTAAC gGTGTTAAGATTAACACTTCTGTGAAAAAAGATCTGGCTCATCAATTTGATTCATTCCTGACACAAGGAAGTTCAAAGATTCTCCTAAACTTTTCACTCAACCCCTCTTACGGTTCATACCGGACAACCATACATCCATACATAATTGGTTTTCTATGGATAACACGTGTGAAAAGTTGTGACGATTTGCCCGAAGCCCTAACCGGTTTTGAACCAGTCAACTACATGGAAATTCTAGATGGTACACTCTCTACGGACTATTTGGTTG ATGTAATTGGTCAGATTGTTGAATTGACCCCAATTGAAGTAGTATCAGCTAATGGGAAAGAAACTCATAAACTGACTGTGGAGCTTCGTAATGAAAA GGATGAACGGCTTTCAATGGTGTTGTGGGGTAACTTTGCTACTGATGTAAGTGATGCTATTCAAGGACGTGGTGACAATGCGATCATTTGTGTTTTTGAGATTCCAGAAATCGATGCTTTCAGAAAGAG GATTGCAAACCAGGAGTTCTAA